A stretch of the Vidua chalybeata isolate OUT-0048 chromosome Z, bVidCha1 merged haplotype, whole genome shotgun sequence genome encodes the following:
- the SHLD3 gene encoding shieldin complex subunit 3 — MEVVLHYRPHQRDPIKLQKLAEAAVKDFPIRQLPRFAPWFPNDLHRLPLRPKKQAPVISCEEAEELKQLSTPSEYVTGSPDYDCTKNLLEFHSSMKHGPTLIQVQAVHRPINLDCQGEPPSNEKQKLKRSWSVSLPRVKLKEKIHPLSQELQNNLERLKLHAFCRAKWTIEQSLCKNQNLEDIWIKLNRLIKQNELPSCNATIQRSVGQIWIFCDILYCEYVRNILREKLSLTDKMNLFVHKYGIIFSL, encoded by the coding sequence ATGGAAGTGGTCTTGCACTATCGACCACATCAGAGAGATCCAATAAAACTGCAGAAActtgcagaagcagcagtgaaGGATTTTCCCATTCGCCAGTTACCAAGATTTGCACCCTGGTTTCCAAATGATTTACACAGACTTCCCCTCAGACCAAAAAAGCAGGCACCTGTTATTTCTTGTGAGGAAGCAGAAGAATTGAAACAGCTTTCTACACCTTCAGAATATGTTACAGGATCTCCTGATTATGACTGCACAAAAAATCTCCTTGAGTTTCACTCTAGCATGAAACATGGTCCAACTTTAATCCAAGTACAAGCTGTTCACAGACCAATTAACTTGGACTGTCAAGGAGAACCACCAtctaatgaaaaacaaaaattgaaaagGTCTTGGAGTGTCTCTCTCCCTAGAGTTAAACTCAAAGAAAAGATTCATCCTTTATCTCAAGAACTACAGAATAATTTGGAAAGATTAAAGCTGCATGCATTTTGTAGAGCCAAGTGGACAATTGAACAGTCTCTTTGTAAAAACCAGAATTTGGAGGACATATGGATAAAATTGAATAGACTCATTAAACAGAATGAATTGCCATCTTGCAATGCTACTATCCAAAGATCTGTGGGACAGATATGGATTTTCTGTGATATATTATACTGTGAATATGTTAGAAATATTCTTAGGGAAAAACTAAGCCTTACAGATAAAATGAACTTGTTTGTACATAAATATGGAATTATATTTAGTTTATAA